From the Drosophila sechellia strain sech25 chromosome X, ASM438219v1, whole genome shotgun sequence genome, the window CCACTGGGCATAGTCTCGATCAAGGTGCGCCACATTCAGCCGGACCCCACCTACTGCGCCCAGCTCTCgccccaccacccacaccaACCCCAGTGCCACAGCTACTGCAAGCGCCAAGGTCACTGGGTGGGCCAGTGCAAGAAGAACACCTGCCAGTGCTTCTCCTAGGTCTACTTTGACAGTGAGCCGAAAcatcgtgttttttttttgagtgcatatatgtatatgacgAAACTGTGCAAATGTACTTTATATGAATGAAAGTGAATCAAATGACTCAAATCAAACTCATATTATGTATTCTCTGACCTACTTACATACTTACATGCACTGATTAGAAAAAGCAGAACCTTAATAAATCTTAAATTCACTTCTATTGGATGCTACATGTATTTTAGGGTTCAGGAGAACTAGTGTTGTTAGGTTTTAAAGGAATTTAGGTGAGCATTCAATCCGAATTGTGATATAAAATGAATATGTGATGGTAAAATGAATATTCATGGATACTTGCCCCAAGCCCATCCATCCCCATCAAGCGAAActtttgcaacatttttgcTGTGCTAATTACCAAATGGGTCGGCATGTTATTATAACTTACGGGTTACTGAGATCGGCCAGGAGTGAAAAGAATTTCCAATTAAAACGAAATCCAAACTGAACTTCAAGGAGCCAGCGATTTAATAATGAATGTCACTGGGGGCCTCAGCCGCGCCAATTATACCCATTAGTTGACATTTACGCAGCGGATTGTGGGTTTGAAGGAGGTGAAGTGGCGGTCAGAGGTCTCAGATACTCGCATTATTGGACAAGTTTGATTGATGGCATTGTTCTGTGCAATAAGCTGCTGAACTTGCCCCAAGTGCgcaccccccccccccccccccctggGTTCTCTGGGCTCTTCGGGGCTGGGACTGGGGACTGGGGACTGCCCAAATCATAGCTTTGCCTAGTTAGATGTGACAAGGAAAATGGGTAAATGCGAAATAGATTTTCCATCCGTGTATGCTCTGGCATTTCTATTCCCCCCTCACACATGCTGTAAACTGATTTTAGCTCAATATAATGTGACGTCTCTCGCTTTTGATAAGGGTTCTCCTCTCGGCCGGAGGCTGTCAAATGATAAGCAGCAGACAAGCCCAATAAAAGGGATATAGGTGGAGCGAATAGCGAATTGTTATTATTACAACACTTGCCCGGGAAAGCAGGGTTCGAGTTACACAAAAACAAGGCACGCACGAATGCCTttccaattaaaaattcaaaaacctTTTTTCAGCCACTCACCAAATTGGCGAATTACGTGCCAAACTGAAAGACAGAAGGTTCCCAGCTCGAACGATGAATTATTTATAGATATATGGCTTCTATAAGGACACGCATTATCACAATTATATCGCAATGGATGGGATCAATGCAGagataaaaaacaaatcaaagtaTGCATATACATACGCCAGTCTTATGAACAAATATACAAGTATACTTCAAACCGCCTTTGCAAATTGCACTAAGTAATAGTTCATGATCATGATGGAATTTTCCCCTAAAGTAAGTacaagtttttaaatattatgcgTAGTTTTGGCCTCATTACATCTCGTCCGATTAGATGCTGGGCCTTATTAGTTAGACTGTTAATCGTTTTGGGGCAGCAGGTAAGTCGCTTCCGAGAGGGGGCAGCTTAACTGGCGCCGGGGGACACGGGATGGCGTATCCAGGATGCAGGCAGAGGCTCCACATTGATGGCAGATACTCCCCCCGGcttacatataaaaatatacatattttcgTGTATATCtttataataatttgtttgccaGCAAAACTCTCCCCGGGGCACATTTAACTAAAGCACAGCCAAGGACAGCATTGATGGAGAGCTGGAAGGATGGGAGGGTCCTGCCGAAGGATGTGAGGTGGCGACTATGCCGGCCGAACTGACTGCTCGTGGCAATTATAAATtgttgaaaataatttcattaaatatgtaaaaagGCGACGCCGAATAGAGAAGCGTATTAAAGGACGGCCGTGGGATCCTTTGGCTGcaggagtgtgtgtgtgtgtgtgtgtgctccgAACTACGTGCCAGCTATTAACTTTGACCCCCCATCTCCAGCACTGCAGGATACAGGGACCCCAGGACGCTGCCGCCACCTATCGTTGCGACCCTCGAACTTCGCTTCCACTTCCGGTGGCCTCGGAACAAGC encodes:
- the LOC6615084 gene encoding uncharacterized protein LOC6615084, with amino-acid sequence MSAISTALLLCLILTIGLFLGQGRANPVEANDPDIPAPDANELDIDFGEEDATDKPLGIVSIKVRHIQPDPTYCAQLSPHHPHQPQCHSYCKRQGHWVGQCKKNTCQCFS